CCGGCAGGCGCCAGAACTGCTCGGGATCGCCGAGCACGGCGGCGGCCATGCGGTCGATGCGGTCGCCCTCGACGATGCGGTATTCCTGCAGGGTGACGAAGCGCCCTGGGTCGGGCACGAAGCGCCGGCGCAGGAACACCACGCGGCGTCCCTCGGGGGTGACCC
The window above is part of the Pseudomonas alcaligenes genome. Proteins encoded here:
- a CDS encoding LysM domain-containing protein, encoding MSIDRFPPNSRYHGSETAERVTPEGRRVVFLRRRFVPDPGRFVTLQEYRIVEGDRIDRMAAAVLGDPEQFWRLPDANGSLSPGELEEVGRRIRLTLPEGMAGLGDA